In the genome of Pirellulales bacterium, the window TCAGCCAGCTCTGGACGTCGGCCACCATTTGCGAGGTGGAACTGAACGTGGAGGTCGTTCCGTCCGCCCCGAAAACCGCCGTGCCGCTCACCGTGGAGGAGAAATCGCCGCCAGGGGTCTTCCACATCTGGTTGGGATAAAAGGTGTTCGTCCAGGTCGCGTCATTGGTGGTGGTCGGAGCAAACGGCGGCATGAAATACTGCGGCACCCCCGTGCCTTGGCCCCAGTTCTGAGATACGTCATGCAGGCCTACGGTAGGGGTTACGGTGGTGGTGGAGTTGGTCAACTCCATCGTCACGGTGAGCGACACGCTATTGATCGTCGAGCCCGCGGGAATGCTGCCGGCAACGTTGAAGTCGACGAGGCCTCGCATGGGGGTCAATGAAAAGTGCTCGAGACCCACAAAAATGTACTGGGATGCGCCTCCGCTGTACTGGGGGTACTGGTACTCGATCAGCGAATTGTCCTTGGCCGGAGTGAGTGACACAGCCGTCAAGAGTTCGCGCCGCTCCAACAACTCGACGCCCAGTCTTCGGCGGTAGGTATCACCCCGGCGTGAGCGTTTTATCTGCTTGCTGCGTAAAGACTTGAGTAGATCGAAATTCATGAGTTGCCTTGCTCTGCGGTCGACGGAAACCTGTGCGTTGTTCGCAGGGTTAGACGCAATTCTCATTAAGGCCACGTCCGCCAACGATGGCAAGAAAAAAGTGACCGGAACGGGAGACGACTCGGGCAGCGACGGATGACGGAACGGAATATTCCGCATAAAACACGCTGATGCGGCTACCCAAACCGCTTTTCGCCTCGGCCCTTTGCCGGCAGTTGGTCCATGAGGAGATGCGCACCCCTATCAGTAATAACGGAGTGCGGGCGACAAAGCGCGCCTATTCGCAAAACGTCCGACACTGAGCTTTACGCCGAGTTGAAGCGAGGCTAGCATTCGCGGCACCGGGACGTCACCAATCGCGAAATCGCGGGAGGAACGAATGTTAGTGAAGTCAAAATGCCGCGTCGTGTCGTTTGCCGCCTTGTCTCTGCTGGCCGGTTGGCTGCTCTGCCCTTCTTTGTCGTGCGCGGAAGACGGCCAAACGCCGAACCAAGGCGAGATCGCGCTCAAGGCAAGCCGAGTTTACGTCTTTGTCGGAAAAGTCGGCCTGGGCCATGAACATGCCGTCGTGGGGCGTATGAAATCGGGATTCATCAATCTGGGTGCGAAGAGCAAGGCCGGCGAAATCGTGTTTGATATGCCGAGCTTTGCCGCCGATACCGCGGAAGCCCGAAAGTATCTCAGCCTGGAGGGGACGACGGCCGCCGCGCGGCAGAAGGAAGTGACCGACAACATGCTGGGCGGCGACGTGCTGGACGTTCGCAAGCATCCCACGGCGTCGTTTGCGATCGCGTCGGCGTTGCCGTTGGGCAAACGCTCGCAGGAAGGCCATGCCTTGTATCGTCTCGAAGGAGAGTTTACCTTGCACGGTGTCAAGCGGCCTTTGAAACTCGATGCCGAGCTGGTCGAAGAAGAGGGACGGACGCGCGTCCGCGGCTCGTTCGCGGTCAAGCAGACCGATTTCGGCATCAAGCCCTTTTCCAAGGCGTTCGGGGCGGTCGGGGTCACCGACGAGTTGAAGATCTACGGCGAGATCGTGCTTGAGGGGAGGAGCGTGGCGGAACGCCGCGGACCCAAGCGCCAATAAGTGCGATCGTGCCTTTGACACAGAAGCCCGGCAGCGCCCGGCCTGGAGACGCAAAGAACATGATCCACTGTCCCGCCGTCCGCAAAGACGGCATCCGCTGGCACTATGACCTGTCGACGCTGTTCTACCGGCTGCTCTGGGGGCGGCACATCCATCATGGACTGTGGGACGGCTCCGAGTCGCCCGCCGTGGCCCAGCAGAAGCTCACCGAGACGCTGGCCGCGGCCGCCGGCATTCAGGGAGCCGAGCGCGTGCTCGACGTCGGCTGCGGCATGGGCGGTTCGTCGATCTTCCTGGCCAAACGGCACCACTGCCGAGTGAGCGGCGTAACGCTCAGTCCCTTGCAGCGGATTTGGGCGTCGTCCGCGGCGCAGATGCAAGGGGTGGCCCGGCAGACGGATTTTCGCTGTGTCGATGCCGAGCAGGCGGTGATCCTTCCCGGATCATTCGACGTCGTGTGGAGCATCGAATGTACGGAGCACTTGTTCGACAAGCCGAAGTTTTTCCAGCGGGCGGGCGAGTGGCTGCGGCCCGGCGGGCGTGTGGCCATCTGCGCCTGGCTGGCCGGCAACCCGCTTGACGGCGAAGAACAGCGGAAACTGGTGTACGACGTTTGCGAGGGTTTTTTCTGCCCGTCGCTGGGCACGCAGGAAAACTACGAGCAGTGGATGCGCGACGCGGGGCTGGTCGTCGAGCGGTCTGAGCTTTGGACCGAGCGCGTGATGCGGACCTGGGAGATTTGTGCCCAGCGAGTGCGATGGACGGGCGTGGGGCTGCTGGGCCGGCTCATCCACCGCGACACCGACATGTTTTTGCGGCGGTTCCAGACGATTCTGGCCGCCTACCACAGCGGCGCCATGCAATACGGCTGCTTCGTCGCGCGTAAACCGGAAGTTGCGTAGGGTGGGAGCGAGCGAGCTTGCGAGCGCCGGCCCACCGATTTGAGGCGTCAGGTTTCAGGCGTCAGGCATCAGGGCACATTACCTGACGCCTGACGCCTGATGCCTGATACCTGATTCTTTGCGGCAGGCGGGACGGCCGCGCAACGAAGGAGTGTGCAAGGATGCGCCGAGCCTGCGGAATCGCCTTTGGAATTGCCACGCACGCGCTGTTCTTTTATACGCTTTATCGCGTGTTCTTGTTTCTCTTCGCCGATCGGGCGCCGTCGCCGCCGGGACCGCTGTGGTACGATTTTGTGCTCGCGGGCCAATTTGGCGCGATCCACAGCTTCCTCTTGCACCCCACGACCCGGCGACGCCTCTCGCCCTGGATTCCCCCGCCGTTTTACGGCTGCTTTTTTTCGGCGGCCACCTGCCTGACGCTATTGATCATGTTCGCGGGCTGGCGATCGGCCGGGCCGACCCTCTGGCGGCTGACAGGCTTTTCCCGGCTGGTTGTGGAAGCGGCCTATGTCGGATCGTGGCTGATGCTGTTCTATAGCCTCTGCGTTTCGGGCCTGGGCTATCAGACCGGCTTCACGCCGTGGTGGCAGTGGGTCCGAGGCCGCGAACTGCCGCGTCGCCCGTTCGGCCCGCGCAACATCTATATGGTGTTGCGGCATCCGGTCTATCTGAGCTTCATGGCGACGGTCTGGTTCAACCCCGTGATGACGCTCGACCGGCTGCTGCTGGCGGTCGTTTGGACGTGTTACATCTTCGTGGGAAGCTGGCTCAAAGACGAGCGCCTGATTCACTACCTGGGCGACACTTACCGCGCCTACCAGGAGAAAGTGCCCGGCTATCCTTTCATGCCGTTCGGCCCATTGGCCCGCCGCAAACGGCACGAGGAGCCAAGCACAGTTCTATTGCCGCAGGCCGGTGCGCTTGCGGATCGCAAGGCGGCCTAGCCGTGACTACGATCCTCCGCCCTCACCGCCCGTCATGCCGCCTTCCCCGCCCGCCAGGCTCGCGGCCATGCCCTGTTGTGAAATGCTCAGCATGTCCTGAATCACTTGCGACGCCGCGGTGTTCGCCGACTGCAAGGCCGACGCGGCCGGGCTCGAAGGAGCGCTGACGCTGGAAACCGACGAAGATCCAATGGGGGACAACATCTTTCATCTCCTATCGTTGACCCGGAAGCCAAATCGTCTGCGGTCGCCGCGCAGAAGAACCGTCAGCAGAATTATCGACGTGCCTGGCTTGCATGCGCCATTCATACTTGGCGATTCGCAAAACTTTGCCGGTTGGGATAACCGTGTGAGACGCCCGTGAGCTTTTTCACTCTACGCAAATTACCGGGCCAGTGCTGGCCTCAACTGCCTGATGCGTGCCTGAGCCAAGTATGGGCGGCCTACCGCGCACTCGACGCCACTCAATGGCTCGCCGCCGCTGAGCTTGAGCACCGGCAGCTCAGCCAGTTGAACGAGCTCGTCGATCATTGCCGGGAGCACGTGCCTTTCTACCGTGACTTGCTGGCGACTCACGGCATCGACGGTAAAGCGATTCAATCGATGAGCGACCTGCGCCGCATTCCGCTCTTGTCGCGCAGCACCTGGCAACAGCACTTCGACCGCTTTTGCGCCGAGCAACTGCCGCCAGGAACGGTGCCGTTCGACGAAGACCTGACTTCGGGCACCAGCGGCGTGCCCGTGCGCGTGCTCAAGACCAACGTCTTTTACGTGTGGTGGCTGGCTTTTTATCTGCGCGACCTGGAGTGGAGCGATCTGCGGCCGAGCGGCACCATGGCGTCGATCCGCAGCACGCTGAAGACCGGCGTCGATCTCGAACATCTGTTGCAGGGGCAGCGGATGCGTTGCTGGAACCCCGTTTTGGAGCCGCTGCTGGAGACCGGCCAACTGTTCGGCATGGACCTCCGCCAGGATCCAAAGCGGCAAATCGAATGGCTGATGGAGATCAACCCCGACTACTTACTGAGCCACACTTCCAATCTCGAGCTGTTGGCCAATCTGCTGCTGGAAGAACCGCGCACGTTTCCCAAGCTGGCCGCCATCCAGGCGATTTCGGAAACGCTCACCGACGAAGCTCGAAGGAAGATCGAGACCGCGTTTCAGTCGCCGGTGCGAAACCTGTATAGTTGCGCGGAGGCGGGCTATTTGGCGTCGCCCTGCCCCGCGGGCCACGGTTTTCACGTGCATGCCGAGAACGTCATCATGGAGATCCTCGACGACGGCGGCCAGCCCTGCCGGCCGGGCGAAACGGGCCGAGTCGTGTTGACGGTGTTGCACAACTTCCGCACGCCGTTCATCCGCTACGACATCGGCGATTTCGCCGCGCTCGCCGCGCAATCGTGCCCCTGCGGCCGCGGCCTGCCGCTGCTGACGCGCGTGGAAGGCAAGGCCCGGCCCCATTTCAAGCTGCCCGGCGGACGGTGGAAACATTCGTCGGAATTGGTCCACGTCGTCACGGCCGTCGGCGCGCACCACCAGCACCAGGTCGTGCAACGCACTCTCGATCAGGTGATCGTCCGCATCGTGCCGGGCCGCGAATGGACCTCGGAGCATGGTCGACGTCTCGTCGAGGCCGTGCGCGGCTTTTTTGAGTCGTCGATCGACGTGCGGTTGGAGGTCAGAGAGCGATTGGAGTTATCGCCCTCCGGCAAACTGCGCAGCATGGTGTGCGAGGCGTAACGGCCGTCGGCATTCATTTCGGGAACGTAATGCCCACAACATGTATCCGTCGAACTTCCTCGATAAATCCAAGCGCCGCCCAGGCAAGAGGCCGATACAGAGGATGGGATTGAATCCGCGATGCTGTAACTCTCGGTCCGCAAAGGAGAAGCGTTCCAGCGACGTTATGTTCAGGTAACGCTGAATTTGCGGCGGCACGAGCAGACGCCGCATGAATCTCGAAAGGAGGCTTTGCCGTGATGAACCCCTTATATGCAAGGGCGGTTATTTTTCTTGCAAGCGTCCTGATGATTGTGATCCGGGCGCCCCACGGACAGCGAAGTCGATCGCTGCCCGTTTTCAAGAGCCGCAAGGGCAGGCTGGAACGCGTGCTGCTGGGCATCAACTACGTGGCCTACTTTTTCCCACTCCTGTGGATCGCCACGCCGGTGTTCTGGTTTGCCGACTATCCGCTTCGCCCTCTCTCATTTTGCGCGGGCGGCTGTTGTCTTTTGGCCGGGCTGTGGCTCTTCCACCGATCGCACGCGGACCTCGGCGACAACTTTTCAGTTTCTCTGGAAGTGCGCGAAAAGCACCAACTGGTCACGCACGGTGTTTATCGCCGCGTTCGCCACCCGATGTATCTGGCGTTTTTCATCTACCTGTCGGGCCAAGCGCTGGTCATTCCGAACTGGCTGGCCGGCCCTAGCGAAGTCATTGTCATGCTGCTGCTTTTTGCGCTCCGCGTGGAGCGCGAGGAACGGATGATGCTGGAAGCCTTCGGCCACGACTACCGCGCCTACATGGCGTCGACCAAGCGTCTGCTGCCCAGCGTGTGGTGAATCAGCGGCGCTCGCCCTTTTGCCAAGGAAAACGCAACAAGGGCTTGCCGAAGCGAACTTCAAGGCCGGCGGTGAGTGCCACGTAAACCGGATTTCCGGTAGGCCGTCTGGGAATCGGCCGAGCGGACGACGCGCAAGGCAGCATAAGCGTGTGGTGCGCGGCACGTGCCTGGTGCGTAAGGCGGGGCCAGCGAGCTTGCCAGCGCTGGCCCACCGTTCAAGAGGCGTCAGGTTTCAGGCGTGAGGCATCAGGCGCGGTTCTCCGACCGCGGCTGACACCTGAAGCCTGACGCCTGCGAGTGGTCGGCCGGCGCTCGTCCCGGCGCGTTGGGGCCGGCCCCACCTAACGGCGCTCGCGCAGAGATCGCTTAGGATCCGTCGTGGTCGCCGTCGGAATCGAGCGCGGCACTGGCCGCCTGACCCTGCGACGAAATCTTGAGCGAATCCTGGATCGCCTGCGACGAAGCGGCCTGGAGCGCCGCCGTTTGCGGACTGGACTGGGTGGCGGCCGGCGAAATCGAGGGTGTGCTTGTAATCGATTGCAGCATGTTGGTCTCCCGCGGTTGCGTTAAAGGAAACAGATCACCCCCGGCGACGATCTGCCAGTTTTCTCATCGGCCGCGCCAGCGAACAGCGGCACTTTTTTTGAAACTGGCCTGGGTTTGACGATGTTGAGGCTTGTTCCGGATGGATGAGGCGAACAAGAAGCGTAAACCTTGCCACTTCACCCGCGGGCCGGCCGGTCGCTACAATGCGCGGCGAATGAAGGTGCGAGTTTTGAAATCGGCGTCGGTCCTGATCGAGGCCAACGGCGTCAAGATCCTTACCGACCCGTGGTTGGTGGACGGCGAATACTACGGCTCATGGGCGCACTACCCGCCATTTCAATTCGACACGGCGGTATTCGCCGACGTCGATTTCATTTATCTGAGCCACATCCATCCCGATCATCTCAGCCGCAAGACGCTGGATTTGCTGCCTCGAAGCATTCCGGTGATTATTCACGCGTACGCCACTTCTTTTCTGCGGGCCAACATCGAAGGGCTTGGCTTCCGGGCCGTCGAGCTGCCGCATGGCCGACGCACCCATTTGAAGAACGGCGTCCACATCAACATCTTTGCCGCCGACAACTGCGACCCCGCCCTCTGCGGCCGGTTTTTCGGCTGCGCGCGGTTCGAAAAGAACTTCGGCTCGACGCAGATCGACTCCTTGTCGGTCATCGATGACGGCAGGCACGTCGTGGTGAACGTCAACGATTGCCCATTTGAACTGGCAAGAGAGAGCATGGCCGCAGTCAAACAACAATATGCCGACGTCGATCTGCTGCTGACCGGCTATTCAGGAGCAGGGCCTTATCCCCAATGCTTTCCTCAGTTGTCGTCGGCCGAGCGCGATCGGGCGGCCGCAGCGAAAAAGTCGCAGTTTCTCGAGCAGGCGCAGAGTTTCATCGTCGCGACGCGGCCTCGTTTTTACATACCGTTCGCCGGCACCTACACGCTTGCCGGTAAGTTGGCGAGGCTCAATTCGTGCCGGGGAGTGCCGGAGTTGGAAGAGGCCCGCGACTTTTTCGAGCGCGTGGATGCCCCCATCGACCGCGACCGCTCACAGTGTGTCGCTCTTGCCTGCGGCGGACATATCGATCTGGCGGCGGGTGAATTCGACTCCGCTCATCTGCCGGCGGACCTGGCTGCCAAGGCACGGTACGTTGCCGAAGTCCTCGCGCCTCGACCGCTCGATTACGAGTTGTGCGATCCACCCGATATCGATCCATTGCTGGCGATGGTTCCCAGGGCCTACGAGCGCATGGAACGCAAACGCCGCCAGCTTGGTTTCAGCAGCCAGACTCGACTGTTCGTGTGCCTCGGCGACGGCGTGAGCGCGCGGCTCTCGTTTTCCGGAGAAGGGTTTGGGTTCGTAGCCGAGGACGAGGCACGAACCCATGACTCCTATGTGTTGTTCCGCGCCGACCCACGCCTGCTGCTCTGGCTACTCAAAGGACCCGAGTTTGCGCACTGGGACAACGCCGAAATCGGCTCCCATATCGAATTCAAACGGCAGCCGAATCGTTTCGAGCGCGGCCTCTACCACGTGATGTGCTTTTTCCACGTCTGACGCGTTGTGCCGCGATCACCACCATTCTCGTCCGGAATAACCGCCACTTGCGTTGTCAACGACCGATGGCGTCGCGCTACCGCCCCACCAGGCATCTTCCGACCGCTGCTCGGCATAGGCGCCATAGAAGCCGTAGTTGCCGGCCGACGCGAAGGGCGTCACCACGTAAACCCACTGCGAGTAGGCGTACGAGACGTTGTTGAACGCCTCGACCAAGAAATAGGAGACGGAACCGGAACTCAGGCCCGTGACGGTGACGCTGGTTGTCGAACCGTTGACCGTGCCCAGGAACTCGATGTTGTAGCCATTTGACCAATAGATGTTGTAACCCGTCGCTTGCGATTCCGCGTTCCAACTCAGCTCGACGCTGTTGGACGAGACCGGCGTGGCGGTGACCAGCGGGGCCGTGACCGACGCGGGCACGACGGGTGCCGGCAGCGTCACACTCACCACCGACGAATCCGCGGTCGACGTGGCGTTATAGGCCGCCACCATGAACGAGTCGGTCGAGCCGGCCGCAAGGCCGGTCACCTGCACGGCGCTGGTCGTGGAGCTGACGGATCCCAAATACTGGTCTTGGCCGCTGCTGTTCACCAGATAGACCTGATAACCCTGGGCACCGTTCACCAGGTTCCAATTCAGTTCGGCCGCCGTCGATGAGACGGCGCTGACCGTCAAAGTGGGGGCCGACAAGACGGGAGCGGGCGTCGGCATCGTCACGCTCACGACAGACGAATCGGCAACCGATGTCGAATTGTACGCCTCCACCACGAACGATTCCGTCGCGCCTGGCGTTTGTCCGCCAACGTCCACCGAAGTCGCCGAGGAACTGACGGAATTCACAAGCATGTTTTGGCCGTTGACGAC includes:
- a CDS encoding YceI family protein, with product MLVKSKCRVVSFAALSLLAGWLLCPSLSCAEDGQTPNQGEIALKASRVYVFVGKVGLGHEHAVVGRMKSGFINLGAKSKAGEIVFDMPSFAADTAEARKYLSLEGTTAAARQKEVTDNMLGGDVLDVRKHPTASFAIASALPLGKRSQEGHALYRLEGEFTLHGVKRPLKLDAELVEEEGRTRVRGSFAVKQTDFGIKPFSKAFGAVGVTDELKIYGEIVLEGRSVAERRGPKRQ
- a CDS encoding class I SAM-dependent methyltransferase, encoding MIHCPAVRKDGIRWHYDLSTLFYRLLWGRHIHHGLWDGSESPAVAQQKLTETLAAAAGIQGAERVLDVGCGMGGSSIFLAKRHHCRVSGVTLSPLQRIWASSAAQMQGVARQTDFRCVDAEQAVILPGSFDVVWSIECTEHLFDKPKFFQRAGEWLRPGGRVAICAWLAGNPLDGEEQRKLVYDVCEGFFCPSLGTQENYEQWMRDAGLVVERSELWTERVMRTWEICAQRVRWTGVGLLGRLIHRDTDMFLRRFQTILAAYHSGAMQYGCFVARKPEVA
- a CDS encoding NnrU family protein → MRRACGIAFGIATHALFFYTLYRVFLFLFADRAPSPPGPLWYDFVLAGQFGAIHSFLLHPTTRRRLSPWIPPPFYGCFFSAATCLTLLIMFAGWRSAGPTLWRLTGFSRLVVEAAYVGSWLMLFYSLCVSGLGYQTGFTPWWQWVRGRELPRRPFGPRNIYMVLRHPVYLSFMATVWFNPVMTLDRLLLAVVWTCYIFVGSWLKDERLIHYLGDTYRAYQEKVPGYPFMPFGPLARRKRHEEPSTVLLPQAGALADRKAA
- a CDS encoding protein-S-isoprenylcysteine O-methyltransferase — its product is MNPLYARAVIFLASVLMIVIRAPHGQRSRSLPVFKSRKGRLERVLLGINYVAYFFPLLWIATPVFWFADYPLRPLSFCAGGCCLLAGLWLFHRSHADLGDNFSVSLEVREKHQLVTHGVYRRVRHPMYLAFFIYLSGQALVIPNWLAGPSEVIVMLLLFALRVEREERMMLEAFGHDYRAYMASTKRLLPSVW
- a CDS encoding MBL fold metallo-hydrolase, producing the protein MKVRVLKSASVLIEANGVKILTDPWLVDGEYYGSWAHYPPFQFDTAVFADVDFIYLSHIHPDHLSRKTLDLLPRSIPVIIHAYATSFLRANIEGLGFRAVELPHGRRTHLKNGVHINIFAADNCDPALCGRFFGCARFEKNFGSTQIDSLSVIDDGRHVVVNVNDCPFELARESMAAVKQQYADVDLLLTGYSGAGPYPQCFPQLSSAERDRAAAAKKSQFLEQAQSFIVATRPRFYIPFAGTYTLAGKLARLNSCRGVPELEEARDFFERVDAPIDRDRSQCVALACGGHIDLAAGEFDSAHLPADLAAKARYVAEVLAPRPLDYELCDPPDIDPLLAMVPRAYERMERKRRQLGFSSQTRLFVCLGDGVSARLSFSGEGFGFVAEDEARTHDSYVLFRADPRLLLWLLKGPEFAHWDNAEIGSHIEFKRQPNRFERGLYHVMCFFHV